The Vitis riparia cultivar Riparia Gloire de Montpellier isolate 1030 chromosome 10, EGFV_Vit.rip_1.0, whole genome shotgun sequence genome includes a region encoding these proteins:
- the LOC117923425 gene encoding tyrosine/DOPA decarboxylase 5-like, with protein sequence MTPLNHQEFRRQGHMIIDMLADYYRDIEKYPVRSQVEPGYLRQRIPEDAPDYPEPIETILQDVQRDIVPGLTHWQSPNYFAYFPSSGSIAGFLGEMLSTGFNVVGFNWMASPAATELESIVMDWLGRMLRLPKSFLFSGNGGGVIHGTTCEAILCTLVAARDQMLDRVGRDNILSLVVYASDQTHCALQKAAQVAGIHPNNVRVLQTTKLAAFALSPHSLRSAIISDKEAGMIPLFLCATVGTTSSTAVDPVEALCDVAKDYGIWVHVDAAYAGSACICPEFRHFINGVEGATSFSLNAHKWFFTNLDCCCLWTKDPSALVKALSTNPEYLRNGATNSKRVVDYKDWQIALSRRFRAMKLWLVLRSYGVSNLRSFIRRHIEMAKHFERLIATDKRFEVVVPRNFSTVCFRVSPSAIPKRFYQNSNGHAGHDQNLGYQNGNGSARYDQNVSYQNGTDGARCGQNHSYQSINGGARYDQNVSHQNGNGGARRDKDLSYQNGNANHDQTLLHQNGGANDKKLQDNEIVNALNSKLLESLNGSGRVFMTHAIVGGVYIIRFAVGASLTEERHINMAWEVIQQYADAILSTS encoded by the coding sequence ATGACGCCGCTAAACCACCAAGAGTTCAGAAGGCAAGGCCATATGATCATAGACATGTTAGCGGATTATTATCGAGATATTGAGAAATATCCGGTTCGAAGTCAGGTGGAGCCGGGTTATCTTCGTCAACGTATTCCGGAGGATGCCCCCGATTACCCGGAGCCCATTGAAACCATTCTGCAAGATGTGCAGAGGGACATCGTTCCTGGTTTAACCCACTGGCAGAGTCCTAATTACTTTGCTTACTTTCCCTCAAGTGGTAGCATCGCTGGGTTTCTCGGAGAAATGCTTAGCACCGGCTTTAATGTTGTTGGGTTCAACTGGATGGCCTCACCTGCTGCGACTGAACTGGAGAGCATTGTCATGGATTGGCTTGGAAGAATGCTCAGACTTCCCaagtcttttcttttctcaggCAATGGTGGGGGTGTCATCCATGGAACTACTTGTGAGGCCATCTTGTGCACTCTAGTTGCTGCTAGAGATCAAATGCTGGACCGAGTCGGCAGAGACAACATATTGAGTTTGGTGGTTTATGCCTCCGATCAAACCCATTGTGCACTCCAAAAGGCAGCTCAGGTTGCCGGGATCCACCCCAACAATGTCCGAGTCCTTCAGACAACCAAGTTAGCAGCTTTTGCATTATCACCACACTCACTCAGGTCAGCAATAATCTCGGACAAAGAGGCGGGGATGATACCACTCTTTCTATGTGCCACAGTCGGAACCACTTCATCTACGGCTGTTGATCCAGTTGAGGCACTATGTGATGTAGCAAAAGACTATGGCATATGGGTCCACGTTGATGCTGCATATGCTGGAAGTGCCTGCATTTGCCCTGAGTTTCGGCATTTCATCAATGGTGTTGAAGGTGCAACTtcttttagtttaaatgcaCATAAATGGTTCTTCACTAATCTGGATTGTTGCTGCCTATGGACGAAGGATCCAAGTGCCCTCGTCAAAGCTCTCTCAACCAACCCTGAGTACTTGAGGAACGGGGCTACTAATTCAAAGCGAGTGGTGGACTACAAAGACTGGCAAATTGCACTAAGCCGAAGATTTCGAGCAATGAAACTATGGCTTGTGCTCCGAAGCTACGGCGTTTCCAACCTTAGAAGTTTCATAAGAAGGCACATCGAAATGGCCAAGCATTTTGAACGGCTTATAGCCACGGACAAGAGGTTTGAGGTGGTTGTGCCTAGAAACTTCAGTACGGTCTGTTTTAGGGTTTCGCCGTCTGCAATACCTAAAAGGTTTTACCAAAACAGCAACGGTCATGCTGGACATGATCAAAATCTCGGGTACCAAAACGGCAATGGTAGTGCGAGATATGATCAAAATGTCTCATACCAGAACGGGACTGATGGTGCTAGATGTGGCCAAAATCACTCGTACCAGAGCATCAACGGTGGTGCTAGATATGATCAAAATGTCTCACACCAGAATGGCAATGGCGGTGCCAGACGTGATAAAGATCTCTCATACCAGAACGGTAATGCCAACCATGATCAAACCCTCTTACACCAGAACGGTGGTGCCAATGACAAAAAACTCCAAGACAACGAGATTGTCAATGCGCTGAACAGCAAGTTGTTAGAGTCCTTAAATGGGTCCGGTCGTGTATTCATGACTCATGCAATTGTTGGAGGAGTCTACATCATTCGGTTCGCTGTTGGTGCATCACTTACAGAAGAGAGACACATTAACATGGCATGGGAAGTTATACAACAGTATGCCGATGCCATATTGTCCACATCCTAA